Proteins encoded together in one Quercus lobata isolate SW786 chromosome 3, ValleyOak3.0 Primary Assembly, whole genome shotgun sequence window:
- the LOC115982134 gene encoding uncharacterized protein LOC115982134 has product MFLDVKQSLDYNFMPLWTTFDIHYEAGSCGSFLARFFFNISALIQEDLLELFRYKLAAELVLSKDNKQQRFKLFKALKNRAIGFFFSASQMTMLCISVNVSLYLLAKKSTVYII; this is encoded by the exons ATGTTCTTAG atgtcAAACAAAGTTTGGATTATAACTTTATGCCTTTATG GACAACTTTTGATATCCATTATGAAGCAGGTTCTTGTGGCTCCTTCCTTGCaagattcttttttaatattagtgCACTTATACAG GAGGACTTGTTGGAACTTTTTCGATACAAGTTGGCAGCAGAGCTAGTGCTTTCAAAGGATAATAAACAACAacgttttaaattatttaaagcACTAAAAAATAGAgctattggattttttttttcagcctcTCAAATGACAATGCTTTGTATAAGTGTGAATGTGAGTCTTTATCTATTAGCAAAAAAGAGCACTGTATACATCATCTAG